Within the Streptomyces sp. R41 genome, the region GCGAAAGCCGTCAGAAACGTCCGCCACCGCTCGGCGGAGAGGACGACATACGGCCCCGACGGATGTTGCGAGTCACGGACGATCACCCCGTCTTCGACGAAGGCCACCTCGACGCATTCGTAATCGGCCCCGCTGAAGCTGCTCTTGCGCCAGGTTCGCCCGAACGAGTTCTCATTGGACACGCCGACCTCCTGCTGCCCGAGAGCCGGCGTCCCCCGACGCGTGTCCGTCGTTTCCCGCCCATGCCGATGCACGATAGCGCCGTGATCTTGGTCGGCCCAGAGGGCCGCCACGAACCACCCCACCACGCCACGACCCGGAACCAACCACTCTCGGACCGCTCTCCGATTGTCGTATTCCAGTCTATGAAGGCTCAATTTGTCGGCCTAGGGGAAAACCGGCCCCGTGTGGGCCTCAGCACACTCTTCCGCCCCAGGTCAACAGCAAGTTGACGGCTGTTCTAACCCCGTGGTGGACTGCCGGAGCCAAGTACGGCGACATGAGAGGAAGCCGGTGTGAGTCCGGCGCGGTCCCGCCACTGTCACCGGGGAAGGAAGCCCCCGGGAGCCAGGAACTCTCACCGCCGGTCTCGTCGAACCAGGGCGTGGACACCCTGAGTGAGGACATATCGCCATGCGCGGCTGCCCAAGTTCTGTGCGAACGACGCGAACTACGCGAACTACAGTTGTGCCCGACCTGACGGTCGGCTGAACCGGTGCGTGCCGATCGCGTCTTCGCGTACGGCGCCGCCGCCGGCCTTCTCGCTGACCTGCTGCTCGGCGACCCTCGCCGGGGGCATCCGGTCGCCGCGTTCGGGCGGGCCGCGGGAGCCGTGGAGCGGGTGCTGTGGCGGGACCACCGCGGGTGGGGCGCGCTGCACACCGCCGTGTGCGTGGGCGGTGCCACCGGCCTCGCGGCGCTGGCCCGCCATTCCGTACGCCGATCCCGTACCGCCTCCATCGCACTGACCGCCGCGGCCACTTGGGCCGTCGTCGCAGGGACCTCCCTCGGGCGCGAGGCCCGCGCGATCGGCGACGCGCTCGCGGTCGGCGACGTCGAAGTGGCCCGGGAGCGACTGCCGCATCTGTGCGGGCGGGATCCCCAGGCGCTCGACTCCGACGGCATCGCGCGAGCCGTCGTCGAGTCCGTCGCCGAGAACACCTCCGATGCCGTGGTGGGGGCCCTGGTGTGGGGGGCTGTCGGCGGCGTGCCCGGGCTTGTCGCCTTTCGTGCCGTGAACACGCTCGACGCCATGGTCGGGCACAAGTCCCCCAAGTACCGGCGGTTCGGGTGGGCTTCCGCGCGGCTCGACGATGTCGCGGGCTGGCCGGGCGCGCGGTTGACCGCCGTGCTCGCCGCCGTCGCGGGACGCGACCGGCGCGGGGCCGTGCGCGCCTGGCGTGCGGACGCGCACAAGCATCCGAGTCCCAACGCGGGGCCCGTGGAGGCCTCGTTCGCGGGGGCGCTGGGGGTGCGGCTGGGCGGGACGCTCTCGTACGGGGGGCGGGTCGAGCACCGGCCCGTACTCAATGGGGAGGGCCGCGCTGTCGTGGTCGACGACATCGAACGGGCCGTGCGGTTGTCGCGGCGCGTCGGCTGGCTGGCGTTGGGGGTCAGTGCCGGGGCCGCGCTGTTGCGGGGCCGGGTCATGAGGCGCCCGGCGCTGGTCGCTGTGTCCACCCTCCCGCAAGCTCTCGGCCTGGCCCGAGCAGGGGGAACCCCCATCGCCCTGCGGAACGATTGCCCACAGCACTTGGGAAGGACGTCATGACGGGCGGCGGGCTGCTCATCGCCGGGACCACCTCCGACGCCGGCAAGAGTGTCGTGACCGCCGGGGTCTGCCGGTGGCTGGTGCGGCAGGGCGTCAAGGTCGCGCCCTTCAAGGCGCAGAACATGTCGCTGAATTCGTTCGTGACGCGCGAGGGCGCCGAGATCGGGCGCGCGCAGGCCATGCAGGCGCAGGCCGCGCGCGTGGAGCCCACCGCGCTCATGAATCCCGTACTGCTCAAGCCGGGGAGCGACCGGAGCAGTCAGGTCGTCCTCATGGGCAAGCCCGTTGGGGAGCTCTCGGCGCGCGGCTACCACGGAGGGCGGCAGGAGCAGCTCCTCGGGACGGTGCTGGACTGCCTCGCCGAGTTGCGGGGCACGTATGACGCGGTGATCTGCGAGGGGGCCGGCAGTCCTGCCGAGATCAATCTGCGGCGTACCGACATCGTGAACATGGGGATCGCCAGGAATGCCCGGCTCCCCGTGCTCGTCGTCGGCGACATCGACCGTGGCGGCGTGTTCGCCTCGTTCTTCGGGACGGTCGCGTTGCTGTCGCGCGAGGACCAGGAGCTCGTCGCCGGGTTCCTCGTCAACAAGTTCCGCGGGGACGTCTCCCTGCTGGAGCCCGGGCTCGAGATGCTGCACGGCCTCACCGGCCGGCGCTCGTACGGCGTCCTGCCCTTCCAGCACGGCCTCGGCATCGACGAGGAGGACGGGCTTCGGGTCTCTCTGCGCGGGGCGGTCCGGGAGTCGGAGGTCACCTCCCCCGTCGGCGAGGACATCCTCCGGGTCGCGGTCTGCGCGATCCCGCTCATGTCCAACTTCACGGACGTGGACGCGCTGGCCGCCGAACCGGGTGTCGTCGTGCGGTTCGTGGACCGGGCCGAGGAGGTCGCCGATGCCGACCTCGTCGTCATTCCCGGTACGCGCGGGACCGTGCGTGCCCTGGAGTGGCTGCGGGAGCGCGGCCTCGCGGACGCCGTCGCGCGCAGAGCCGCCGAGGGACGGCCCGTGCTGGGCATCTGCGGTGGCTTCCAGGTACTCGGCGAGCACATCGAGGACGAGGTCGAGAGCCGCCGAGGTCATGTCGAGGGCCTCGGGCTCCTGCCCGTCCGCGTGCGGTTCGCGCGGGAGAAGACCCTCACGCGGCCCGTCGGTGAGGCGCTCGGCGAGCGCGTCGAGGGGTACGAGATCCACCACGGAGTCGCCGACGTCACCGGCGGAGAGACCTTCTTGGACGGGTGCCGGGTCGGCGCCGTCTGGGGCACGCACTGGCACGGCTCGCTGGAGTCGGACGGATTCCGGCGTGCCTTCCTGCGCGAGGTGGCGGCCGCCGCGGGCCGTCGTTTCGTGCCGGCCGCCGGCACGTCGTTCGCGGCGCTGCGCGAGGAGCAGCTGGACCGGCTCGGCGATCTGATCGAGGAACACGCGGACACGGACGCGCTGTGGCGGCTCATCGAGTCGGGCGCGCCGTCAGGACTGCCTTTCATTCCACCGGGAGCGCCCGCATGAGCACAGTGTTGTTGTTGTCGACCGCCGACACGGATCTGCTGGCGGCGCGTGCCTCCGGCGCCCCGTACCGGATCGGGAATCCGACCCGGGTGGATGTCACGGAGGAGCTCCCGGGGCTCATCGAGGGCGCCGACATCGCCGTCGTACGGCTCCTGGGGGGC harbors:
- a CDS encoding DUF397 domain-containing protein; this encodes MAALWADQDHGAIVHRHGRETTDTRRGTPALGQQEVGVSNENSFGRTWRKSSFSGADYECVEVAFVEDGVIVRDSQHPSGPYVVLSAERWRTFLTAFAGSGGGEKDD
- a CDS encoding cobalamin biosynthesis protein; translated protein: MRADRVFAYGAAAGLLADLLLGDPRRGHPVAAFGRAAGAVERVLWRDHRGWGALHTAVCVGGATGLAALARHSVRRSRTASIALTAAATWAVVAGTSLGREARAIGDALAVGDVEVARERLPHLCGRDPQALDSDGIARAVVESVAENTSDAVVGALVWGAVGGVPGLVAFRAVNTLDAMVGHKSPKYRRFGWASARLDDVAGWPGARLTAVLAAVAGRDRRGAVRAWRADAHKHPSPNAGPVEASFAGALGVRLGGTLSYGGRVEHRPVLNGEGRAVVVDDIERAVRLSRRVGWLALGVSAGAALLRGRVMRRPALVAVSTLPQALGLARAGGTPIALRNDCPQHLGRTS
- a CDS encoding cobyric acid synthase; the protein is MTGGGLLIAGTTSDAGKSVVTAGVCRWLVRQGVKVAPFKAQNMSLNSFVTREGAEIGRAQAMQAQAARVEPTALMNPVLLKPGSDRSSQVVLMGKPVGELSARGYHGGRQEQLLGTVLDCLAELRGTYDAVICEGAGSPAEINLRRTDIVNMGIARNARLPVLVVGDIDRGGVFASFFGTVALLSREDQELVAGFLVNKFRGDVSLLEPGLEMLHGLTGRRSYGVLPFQHGLGIDEEDGLRVSLRGAVRESEVTSPVGEDILRVAVCAIPLMSNFTDVDALAAEPGVVVRFVDRAEEVADADLVVIPGTRGTVRALEWLRERGLADAVARRAAEGRPVLGICGGFQVLGEHIEDEVESRRGHVEGLGLLPVRVRFAREKTLTRPVGEALGERVEGYEIHHGVADVTGGETFLDGCRVGAVWGTHWHGSLESDGFRRAFLREVAAAAGRRFVPAAGTSFAALREEQLDRLGDLIEEHADTDALWRLIESGAPSGLPFIPPGAPA